The Methanococcoides methylutens MM1 genome has a window encoding:
- a CDS encoding indole-3-glycerol-phosphate synthase, translating into MHSAIHEIVNSTEKRVKELHKMKSNEVLPNSSAHDTARDTNTIINSILSKKQKGKAPIISEVKPASPSMKIRDIDPSEAKRIAMEMERAGAAAISVLTEPEFFDGTIDNLKSVRENVSIPVLRKDFIIDKVQFDEVKSDLILLIAGLLNEKLEEFILYARSKGFEPLVEVHNEEELLNALETSAKIIGINNRDLTTMIIDISTTEELIPLIKEHDRKSGTDHLIISESGVHTADDVRRMISAGADAILIGTSIVKNDDIYSKTKELVDALEPDTNDNEEEMI; encoded by the coding sequence ATGCATTCTGCAATACATGAAATTGTCAATTCAACTGAAAAGCGGGTCAAAGAACTTCACAAAATGAAGAGCAATGAAGTTCTGCCAAATAGTTCAGCCCACGATACAGCCAGAGATACAAATACCATTATCAACTCAATATTATCAAAAAAACAGAAAGGTAAAGCCCCTATAATCTCAGAGGTAAAGCCGGCATCCCCGTCAATGAAAATAAGGGATATCGATCCTTCAGAAGCAAAAAGAATAGCTATGGAAATGGAAAGAGCAGGAGCAGCTGCGATATCCGTCCTGACTGAACCTGAATTTTTTGATGGAACGATAGATAACCTGAAATCTGTCAGGGAAAATGTATCAATACCTGTCCTCAGGAAGGATTTCATAATCGATAAGGTCCAGTTCGACGAAGTTAAAAGTGACCTTATATTGCTCATAGCGGGCCTTCTGAATGAAAAGCTTGAGGAGTTCATCCTGTATGCACGCTCAAAGGGGTTCGAACCTCTGGTAGAGGTACATAACGAAGAAGAATTGCTCAATGCCCTTGAGACCTCTGCGAAGATAATCGGGATCAACAACAGGGACCTTACAACCATGATAATTGATATTTCAACGACGGAAGAACTTATACCATTGATAAAGGAACATGATCGCAAAAGCGGCACTGACCATCTCATAATAAGTGAAAGCGGAGTTCATACTGCAGACGACGTCAGAAGGATGATCTCAGCCGGTGCCGATGCAATACTGATAGGAACATCCATAGTGAAAAACGACGACATATACAGCAAGACAAAGGAACTTGTTGATGCACTTGAACCAGATACAAATGACAATGAGGAGGAAATGATATGA
- a CDS encoding archaellin/type IV pilin N-terminal domain-containing protein has product MKSEKLNFIRKDSCGQVGIGTLIIFLAMILVASVAAGVLIQTSGVLQQKAQATGTQATEEITSNLKIIGIEGIRANDGGSNMSDSIDLLKIKTGLSVGTSEVDLSTLIITISDGQVTNDLVYGSNTILYGSQMDGFTGDVTTGDLTALLNNTHAVAGPNIASFFTVERMRDEDNSLAASTPVLNSGDIAIIYIGTASSDAVSYTYLGDFNATESGVSLKDSGLILNSRTEVDLQITPEKGAQTISTFVIPTLNIDEKYMIR; this is encoded by the coding sequence GTGAAATCTGAAAAATTAAATTTCATTCGCAAAGATTCCTGTGGACAGGTTGGTATTGGAACCCTTATTATCTTCCTCGCCATGATCCTGGTGGCTTCTGTGGCAGCTGGTGTGCTTATCCAGACTTCCGGTGTACTACAGCAAAAGGCACAGGCAACCGGTACCCAGGCAACCGAGGAGATCACTTCAAACCTGAAGATCATAGGTATTGAAGGTATCAGGGCAAATGATGGCGGATCCAATATGTCCGACTCAATTGACCTTCTCAAGATAAAAACGGGTTTGAGTGTTGGCACCAGTGAAGTTGATCTTAGCACACTTATAATTACCATTTCAGATGGTCAGGTGACCAATGATCTGGTCTATGGTAGTAATACCATCCTTTATGGAAGTCAAATGGATGGTTTTACCGGTGATGTTACCACCGGAGATCTTACAGCACTGTTGAATAATACGCATGCAGTTGCAGGACCTAACATCGCATCCTTCTTCACAGTTGAAAGGATGAGGGATGAGGACAATTCCCTTGCTGCTTCCACACCTGTACTTAACTCAGGAGATATTGCTATCATCTACATCGGAACTGCAAGTTCTGATGCAGTAAGTTACACTTACCTTGGTGACTTCAACGCGACAGAGTCCGGCGTAAGCCTGAAGGATTCCGGTCTGATCCTTAACTCAAGGACAGAAGTGGACCTCCAGATCACTCCGGAAAAAGGAGCACAGACGATCTCAACTTTTGTGATCCCTACTCTGAACATAGATGAAAAATACATGATAAGGTAA
- a CDS encoding archaellin/type IV pilin N-terminal domain-containing protein encodes MKANNKHLMKKDERAQVGIGTLIIFIAMVLVAAVAAAVLIQTSGVLQERASSTGQQAAQEVSSNMMVKSIEGVRSADSDADLSESVDLLKLKVALNIGSSDIDLNQVVITVTDGVATNDLVYAGNDKTYGVPMAGFNSSATSAENMVELLTNNTAAAGDNGQYFFVVEKVRDEDESFSQESPIMNQGDLVTIYISSVSSTSAADAATLDGQSVTTPNSTGLTVEPRSEISILMTPEAGSSTTATFTAPSFGVDTNIGLYP; translated from the coding sequence ATGAAAGCAAACAACAAACATCTGATGAAAAAAGATGAGCGTGCACAGGTAGGTATCGGCACACTTATCATCTTCATCGCAATGGTATTGGTAGCCGCAGTCGCTGCCGCAGTATTGATCCAGACATCTGGAGTTCTCCAGGAAAGAGCATCATCAACCGGCCAGCAGGCTGCTCAGGAAGTATCATCCAACATGATGGTCAAGAGCATTGAAGGTGTAAGATCTGCTGATTCAGATGCAGATCTGTCTGAATCTGTAGACCTTCTTAAGCTCAAAGTAGCACTCAACATTGGAAGCTCTGACATAGACCTCAACCAGGTTGTCATCACTGTAACTGATGGAGTTGCTACAAATGATCTTGTCTATGCTGGCAACGATAAAACATATGGTGTCCCTATGGCTGGTTTCAATTCATCTGCAACTTCTGCTGAAAATATGGTTGAGCTACTTACAAACAACACAGCTGCAGCTGGTGATAATGGTCAGTATTTCTTTGTTGTTGAGAAAGTCAGAGATGAAGATGAATCATTCTCTCAGGAAAGCCCAATCATGAATCAGGGGGACCTTGTTACAATTTACATTTCTTCTGTATCAAGCACTTCTGCTGCAGATGCTGCAACTCTTGATGGTCAATCCGTAACAACCCCTAATAGTACCGGTCTTACTGTAGAGCCAAGATCTGAAATCAGTATATTGATGACTCCTGAAGCAGGTTCATCAACCACTGCTACTTTCACTGCACCATCCTTCGGTGTAGACACAAACATTGGACTTTATCCATAA
- a CDS encoding thioredoxin family protein: MVKVTLVHASWCHVCPAAKKLWNDLKSEHDFDYEEVDIDTPEGDKLSEKYSIMSVPTTIIDGEIAFIGVPDKGEALQKLS; this comes from the coding sequence ATGGTAAAAGTAACTCTTGTTCATGCTTCATGGTGTCACGTTTGTCCTGCTGCTAAAAAGTTATGGAACGATCTCAAATCTGAACATGACTTTGATTATGAGGAAGTGGATATTGACACTCCGGAGGGTGATAAGCTCTCTGAAAAGTATTCAATAATGTCTGTTCCCACAACTATAATCGATGGTGAGATCGCTTTTATTGGAGTCCCTGATAAGGGAGAAGCGCTTCAGAAGCTATCCTGA
- the trxB gene encoding thioredoxin-disulfide reductase, protein MVYDLVIIGGGPAGLSAGIYAVRYGLNTLVLEKGFVSGQISTTGEVENYPGFTSISGMELMDKFSEHAKAAGVVVESRDVLDVRSEGELKVISTDSGDLETFSLIIATGASPRKLGVSGEDGFRGKGVSYCATCDGPFFKGKNVLVVGGGESAITDSLILSDLAASVCVVHRRDELRASKVLQDRAFAKPNIEFSWNTVLEEIIGDSVVREVILRNAISGETWTSPIDGIFIYVGVEPNTGFIDVEKDDYGFIVTDGKMATSKAGIFAAGDCRAGVLRQVITAASDGVIAAFEAYEYVSAMKHKGE, encoded by the coding sequence GTGGTATATGATCTGGTCATTATAGGTGGAGGCCCGGCGGGCCTTTCTGCCGGAATATATGCTGTTCGTTACGGGTTGAACACTCTGGTCCTTGAGAAAGGCTTTGTAAGCGGGCAGATTTCGACTACCGGTGAAGTAGAGAACTATCCGGGCTTTACTTCTATAAGTGGAATGGAACTGATGGATAAGTTCTCTGAGCATGCGAAAGCTGCCGGTGTTGTAGTGGAGAGCAGGGATGTTCTTGATGTGAGATCCGAAGGTGAGCTTAAGGTCATAAGTACGGATTCCGGTGATCTGGAAACTTTCAGTCTGATCATAGCAACAGGTGCAAGCCCAAGGAAGCTAGGAGTTTCCGGAGAGGATGGCTTCCGTGGAAAGGGTGTCTCGTATTGTGCTACCTGTGATGGTCCATTCTTCAAAGGCAAGAACGTGCTTGTTGTAGGCGGTGGTGAATCTGCAATTACAGATTCTCTGATACTTTCAGATCTTGCTGCTTCGGTATGTGTGGTACACCGCAGGGATGAACTCCGGGCATCAAAGGTGCTTCAGGACAGGGCTTTTGCAAAACCTAATATAGAATTCTCTTGGAACACTGTCCTTGAGGAGATAATTGGGGATTCCGTTGTCAGGGAGGTAATACTTCGAAATGCGATTTCCGGTGAGACCTGGACAAGTCCTATCGATGGTATATTCATATATGTAGGGGTTGAACCTAACACCGGTTTCATTGATGTTGAAAAGGATGACTATGGATTCATTGTGACCGATGGGAAAATGGCCACCTCAAAAGCCGGCATATTCGCAGCTGGTGATTGCAGGGCAGGGGTTCTGCGTCAGGTGATAACTGCTGCAAGCGATGGTGTCATTGCGGCATTTGAAGCCTATGAATATGTGTCTGCTATGAAGCACAAAGGTGAATGA
- a CDS encoding DUF2111 domain-containing protein, protein MKCLTICEDSTSEDLNPIAEAVHALLGIPTTIRSRNCHGIRMEKGQILDDDYTGPVLEEVLEKNEIIRKVPTTGVYKGKAVVVVPIRSNEGEVLGALGLVDLVAALDILSVFREYPDIVDEVEEAKKRMS, encoded by the coding sequence ATGAAATGTTTGACGATTTGTGAAGATTCAACTTCAGAGGACCTCAATCCAATTGCAGAAGCAGTACACGCACTTCTGGGAATTCCCACTACTATACGTAGTAGGAACTGTCATGGGATCCGGATGGAGAAAGGCCAGATACTGGACGATGATTATACAGGTCCTGTTCTGGAAGAAGTATTGGAAAAGAATGAGATCATCAGGAAAGTTCCTACCACAGGCGTCTACAAGGGCAAGGCGGTGGTTGTTGTTCCGATCAGGTCTAATGAGGGTGAGGTATTGGGTGCCCTTGGACTTGTGGATCTTGTTGCAGCTCTTGATATTCTTTCTGTCTTCCGTGAATATCCTGATATTGTTGATGAGGTGGAGGAAGCTAAAAAGCGTATGTCATAA
- a CDS encoding serine/threonine-protein kinase RIO2, with the protein MIDDVLKVFRKLDSKDLRILTGIEIGMKNFEWVPLEEIRKYTKMNFDQLEYRLLRLFKSNMVVGTKTPYEGYQIYFDGYDALALNTFVKRESVSAIGEEIGVGKESVVHEAIREPELAIADPIPVIIKFHREGRTSFKRVKRVRDHLVDREHFSWIYAARLAAKREYDILQELYGKVSIPKPLDYNRHAIVMAPAKGSILVKTKLLEPVWVLDEILSQIKVVYSLGIIHSDLSEYNIFVSDEGVEFIDWPQYVTVDHPHADELLERDVFNVLTHFRRKYNLEKDMGEVLSFIKED; encoded by the coding sequence ATGATAGATGACGTACTCAAGGTTTTCAGGAAACTGGATAGTAAGGACCTTCGAATTTTGACCGGTATCGAGATCGGGATGAAAAATTTTGAATGGGTTCCTCTCGAAGAGATCCGTAAATATACCAAAATGAATTTCGATCAACTTGAGTACAGGCTTCTCAGGCTTTTTAAGTCCAATATGGTAGTGGGGACAAAAACTCCGTATGAAGGCTATCAGATCTATTTTGACGGCTACGATGCACTTGCACTGAATACATTTGTCAAAAGGGAAAGTGTCAGTGCCATAGGTGAAGAGATCGGTGTGGGCAAGGAATCAGTTGTCCATGAGGCCATCAGGGAACCTGAGCTTGCGATCGCAGATCCTATTCCTGTTATTATCAAGTTCCACAGGGAAGGCAGGACAAGCTTCAAGCGTGTAAAAAGAGTACGTGACCACCTTGTTGACAGGGAGCATTTTTCCTGGATATATGCAGCACGTCTGGCTGCCAAAAGGGAGTATGATATTCTCCAGGAATTATACGGCAAGGTTTCCATACCCAAACCTCTTGATTACAACAGGCATGCCATCGTCATGGCTCCAGCGAAGGGGAGTATCCTTGTAAAGACCAAACTTCTGGAACCGGTATGGGTCCTCGATGAGATCCTTTCACAGATTAAGGTCGTTTACTCTCTTGGGATCATACACTCAGACCTCAGTGAATACAACATCTTCGTCAGTGATGAGGGCGTGGAGTTCATAGACTGGCCACAGTATGTTACAGTGGACCATCCACATGCAGATGAGCTGCTTGAGCGGGATGTGTTCAATGTGCTGACACATTTCAGGCGGAAGTATAATCTGGAAAAGGACATGGGCGAGGTTCTCAGCTTTATAAAAGAAGACTGA
- a CDS encoding DUF460 domain-containing protein, with protein MLIDSGVIFGIDIAKGSSRAKELPRYAVAVLKEGEITQHKMVRLPHILKMVREEHPEYIAVDNIFELAPAKKELVRFLEKLPEGVRLVQVTGGLHKKSLLHLARENGLSFNQFDPNEEAETCARLASMGIGSEVSLFEDITKIKVSRARSLGRGGWSQNRYRRKVHGAVRERAREVEAILKKASKERGYSYDSRISKGFGGYVRAEFTVFAKRDQVPVGSGSTADAQVRVSSVVRDKIQYTSLKKLKRRPTIVGIDPGTTVGIAILSFEGELQLLKSIRGISHDEVVKLIAEYGKPAVVATDVTPTPGAVEKIRRSFNAVINTPSAEISSEEKIALGRLYGYSNDHERDSLAAALYAYRSYKNMFSRVEKKAPPHLDMDQIKLYVIQGASIGEAIEKVSGVPAPEKKPVEPPQVTDEDVEERKRKVAEKLKLKDSQISNLKDYVRELKKDLKAKDKRISKLELKLEKMREANHLEIRRDKEIEIRDHKISALKKDLRRSKKSLKRAHNDIRKLKQIRKMEIKGKGVPVKILPTFTREAILETKDRLGIKKGDIVFLEDASGGSTVTASMVVEMGVRAVITFSNVTYAAEDVFFRANMPLLKNVRIQRVDDLAVVDPDILQKALDEWEKQAEIKRQEEKEKKLKHLVDEYRSERRRGLA; from the coding sequence ATGCTTATTGATAGTGGGGTAATATTCGGTATCGACATAGCAAAAGGCTCCTCCAGGGCAAAGGAGCTACCAAGGTATGCGGTCGCTGTGCTGAAAGAGGGGGAAATAACCCAACATAAAATGGTGCGTCTTCCCCACATCCTGAAGATGGTCCGTGAAGAACATCCTGAATATATAGCAGTGGATAACATTTTCGAGCTCGCACCGGCAAAGAAAGAGCTTGTGCGATTCCTGGAGAAGCTTCCTGAAGGTGTCAGGTTGGTACAGGTCACAGGCGGCCTGCACAAAAAATCCCTGTTGCATCTTGCAAGGGAGAATGGATTGTCCTTCAACCAGTTCGATCCCAATGAAGAGGCGGAGACCTGTGCACGTTTAGCCAGTATGGGAATTGGTTCTGAAGTCTCCCTTTTTGAGGATATCACGAAGATCAAGGTGAGTCGTGCACGTTCCCTCGGGCGTGGAGGTTGGAGCCAGAACAGGTATCGTCGAAAGGTCCACGGGGCTGTGAGAGAAAGGGCCCGTGAGGTTGAAGCGATACTCAAGAAAGCCTCAAAGGAGCGAGGTTATTCGTATGATTCCAGGATCTCAAAGGGTTTCGGGGGGTATGTGCGTGCGGAGTTCACAGTATTTGCGAAGAGGGATCAGGTTCCTGTTGGCTCCGGTTCCACGGCAGATGCTCAGGTCCGTGTGAGCAGTGTGGTGCGTGATAAGATCCAGTACACTTCTTTGAAGAAGCTCAAAAGGCGCCCAACGATTGTGGGTATTGACCCCGGGACCACTGTGGGGATAGCCATACTATCCTTCGAAGGTGAACTTCAGCTTCTGAAAAGCATTCGTGGTATCTCTCACGATGAAGTTGTCAAGCTTATTGCTGAATATGGTAAGCCTGCGGTTGTAGCTACGGATGTCACCCCGACACCGGGTGCCGTGGAAAAGATAAGGCGCAGTTTCAATGCTGTGATAAACACACCTTCTGCGGAGATCTCCTCTGAGGAAAAGATCGCCCTTGGCAGGCTCTATGGTTATTCCAATGACCATGAACGTGATTCCCTTGCAGCGGCCCTTTATGCTTACCGCAGTTACAAGAACATGTTCTCACGTGTTGAGAAGAAAGCACCTCCGCATCTGGACATGGACCAGATAAAACTGTATGTGATACAGGGCGCTTCCATAGGAGAGGCCATCGAGAAGGTTTCTGGGGTGCCAGCTCCTGAGAAAAAGCCTGTTGAACCACCGCAGGTTACTGATGAGGATGTTGAGGAAAGGAAGAGGAAAGTTGCGGAGAAACTTAAGTTAAAAGATAGTCAGATCAGCAATCTCAAGGACTATGTGCGTGAGCTCAAGAAGGATCTGAAGGCAAAGGATAAGCGTATCTCAAAACTTGAGCTAAAACTGGAGAAGATGAGGGAAGCCAACCATCTGGAGATTCGCAGGGACAAGGAGATCGAAATACGGGATCACAAGATCTCAGCCCTGAAAAAGGACCTTCGTCGTTCTAAGAAGTCACTGAAGAGAGCCCATAATGACATCAGGAAACTGAAGCAGATAAGGAAGATGGAGATCAAAGGCAAGGGAGTGCCTGTGAAGATCCTTCCAACCTTTACCCGTGAGGCCATTTTGGAAACGAAGGATCGTCTTGGGATCAAGAAAGGGGATATTGTCTTCCTGGAAGATGCAAGCGGTGGCAGTACCGTGACAGCTTCCATGGTTGTTGAAATGGGTGTGCGTGCAGTGATCACTTTTTCTAACGTGACCTATGCTGCAGAAGATGTGTTCTTCAGGGCAAATATGCCACTGCTGAAAAATGTCAGGATACAGAGAGTTGACGATCTTGCAGTGGTCGATCCGGATATTCTTCAGAAAGCTCTTGATGAGTGGGAGAAGCAGGCTGAGATAAAGCGTCAGGAAGAAAAAGAGAAGAAACTGAAGCATCTTGTGGATGAATACAGAAGTGAGAGGCGCAGGGGTCTTGCCTGA
- a CDS encoding ferredoxin domain-containing protein, with product MKLNPESETIEMLAKSILVAARTAPKAKGKDDIVTALLETNDVEVLASAMEEMAEKKGEGFAFFKRDAQNVRNADAVILIGFKTEGVVGLNCGACGFESCKDMLEQSKVNVDFTGPNCSFKYIDMGIALGSAAAKAKDLCVDNRVMYSVGAGALAAGLLDADIACGMPLSIKGKNLFFDRK from the coding sequence ATGAAACTCAATCCTGAATCCGAAACTATCGAGATGCTGGCAAAGTCGATACTTGTTGCAGCAAGGACAGCTCCGAAAGCCAAAGGGAAAGATGACATCGTGACAGCATTATTGGAAACGAACGATGTTGAGGTACTTGCCTCTGCAATGGAAGAGATGGCAGAAAAGAAAGGAGAGGGGTTTGCTTTCTTCAAACGTGATGCACAGAACGTCCGCAATGCAGATGCAGTGATACTCATAGGCTTCAAGACTGAAGGTGTCGTAGGGCTCAACTGCGGAGCATGTGGATTTGAAAGCTGCAAGGACATGCTCGAGCAGTCAAAAGTAAATGTTGATTTTACCGGACCTAACTGTTCTTTCAAGTACATTGACATGGGCATTGCACTTGGGAGCGCTGCTGCAAAAGCAAAAGACCTTTGTGTTGACAACCGGGTGATGTACTCAGTAGGAGCAGGTGCACTGGCAGCCGGACTTCTGGACGCTGACATCGCATGTGGGATGCCTCTCAGTATCAAGGGCAAGAACCTGTTCTTTGACAGGAAATAA
- a CDS encoding molybdenum cofactor guanylyltransferase: MTLSALILAGGRGRRLGNMEKALMNCDGRSLLERTINILDDIVDEVLVSVRDEEQEKEFEAYACGKQMVRDSYSDIGPLAGILEGFRAAKGKYIFVTACDMPFIDPKVVEFMFRCAEDHDAAVPLRLDGSMEPLCGVYRVEPMLPLIEMSIASGKRFILAPVFELDDVVGVEMEKIREIDPELKTFININTFDDMDKLDICQDG, encoded by the coding sequence ATGACATTATCTGCACTTATACTTGCAGGCGGACGCGGCAGGCGTCTTGGGAATATGGAAAAGGCCCTGATGAACTGTGATGGTAGATCTTTGCTGGAGCGGACCATCAACATACTTGATGATATCGTTGATGAGGTTCTGGTCTCTGTCAGGGATGAAGAGCAGGAAAAAGAGTTTGAAGCGTATGCCTGTGGCAAGCAAATGGTCCGGGACAGCTATTCTGACATAGGTCCCCTTGCAGGAATTCTTGAGGGTTTCAGGGCAGCAAAAGGAAAGTATATCTTTGTGACTGCCTGTGACATGCCTTTCATTGATCCGAAGGTCGTAGAGTTCATGTTCCGCTGTGCAGAAGACCATGATGCAGCAGTGCCGCTTCGTTTGGACGGATCAATGGAGCCATTGTGTGGTGTCTATCGTGTTGAACCGATGCTACCTCTGATAGAGATGTCGATAGCTTCAGGTAAGAGGTTCATACTTGCCCCGGTGTTTGAACTGGACGATGTTGTGGGCGTTGAGATGGAGAAGATCCGTGAGATCGATCCTGAGTTAAAAACTTTTATCAATATCAACACGTTTGATGATATGGATAAACTGGACATCTGCCAGGACGGATGA
- a CDS encoding CbbQ/NirQ/NorQ/GpvN family protein: protein MTDIICSQQRVEECVIKEEPYYVPVGNEVEVFRAAYENKLPVSLKGPTGCGKTRFIEYMAYHLGRPLITISCHEDLTANDLIGRFLIKGESTEWNDGPLTAALKSGAICYLDEFVEARMDTRVVIHPLTDDRRIMPIEKLGIVLQAPPEFMLAISYNPGYQSVLKDLKQSTRQRFVSIDFDYPPAELETTIVAHESGVDEDTARTLVDIGHRIRNFKQHGLEEGVSTRLLIYAGMLINSGIEPREACRVAMIKPITDDNDLQKSIDEIISAIME from the coding sequence ATGACCGATATTATCTGTTCCCAGCAACGTGTTGAAGAATGCGTTATCAAAGAAGAGCCATACTACGTTCCTGTGGGGAATGAGGTAGAGGTGTTCAGGGCTGCTTATGAGAACAAGCTGCCTGTGAGCCTTAAGGGACCAACAGGTTGTGGAAAAACTCGTTTTATCGAATACATGGCCTACCATCTGGGAAGGCCCCTTATTACCATCTCGTGCCATGAGGATCTCACAGCTAACGATCTCATTGGGAGGTTCCTCATAAAAGGCGAAAGCACTGAATGGAATGATGGTCCCCTTACCGCTGCTCTGAAAAGCGGTGCCATCTGCTACCTTGACGAGTTCGTTGAGGCAAGGATGGATACAAGGGTAGTGATCCACCCGCTGACGGATGACAGGCGGATCATGCCCATTGAGAAGTTGGGTATCGTACTTCAGGCGCCACCCGAGTTCATGCTGGCGATATCCTATAACCCGGGCTACCAGAGCGTGCTGAAGGACCTGAAGCAGAGTACAAGGCAAAGATTCGTTTCCATTGATTTTGACTACCCGCCAGCAGAACTGGAGACCACCATCGTTGCCCATGAGAGCGGTGTGGATGAGGATACTGCCCGGACCCTTGTGGATATCGGACATCGCATACGCAATTTCAAGCAGCATGGCCTTGAGGAAGGGGTAAGCACCCGTCTGCTAATATACGCTGGCATGCTGATCAATTCAGGCATAGAACCTCGTGAAGCATGCAGGGTTGCCATGATAAAACCGATCACTGATGACAATGATCTACAGAAAAGCATCGATGAGATCATATCAGCTATCATGGAGTGA